Proteins from one Ahaetulla prasina isolate Xishuangbanna chromosome 2, ASM2864084v1, whole genome shotgun sequence genomic window:
- the DOK3 gene encoding docking protein 3 produces MEHPMKDGFLYIQHPKFGKKTWRKVWVQLFADSPFGVARLEYFEARDSGAAGKATLRKGERKVIRLSDCVSVERAEDQSSPKDTVPFYLCMLERNWMFAADQPNEWIEFICQLAFQKRPSQPSTVGNTSSPQPLMEENSIYSSWKEISEFPVSVFPTEASARCQLKGNYLMVSLPEQLVLKDVQSGQVQYNWPYTFLRRFGQEKNVFSFEAGRRCDSGEGLFTFNTSQAAEICKAVSAAIEHQKAILMEDNKKGGISQAQDHMQKAGLWSWPSGTQSLDEMQPLPKGSMEISLSSENHSVSPEFESPEPPIIYASIGKSFPLMFQPWGKTETESQEQGGQLSDHLYENLHDLEQRASASECLGFSYRDSPESSHNNDQLPIYDSPKTHKRLSGHLTSSARADSSPDRQCPSHLLDGQETASGGERIDRPKAKGAGAFRHKLVTMLSREGAGGKNKNSNHVDKP; encoded by the exons ATGGAACACCCTATGAAAGATGGGTTCCTGTATATTCAGCACCCAAAATTTGGGAAG AAGACTTGGCGGAAAGTATGGGTCCAGCTTTTTGCTGACAGTCCCTTTGGTGTCGCCCGTCTTGAGTACTTTGAAGCACGTGATAGTGGTGCAGCAGGAAAAGCAACCCTGAGGAAAGGGGAACGTAAAGTGATTCGTCTCTCGGACTGTGTCTCTGTGGAAAGAGCTGAAGATCAGAGCTCCCCCAAGGACACGGTGCCTTTCTACTTGTGCATGCTGGAACGCAACTGGATGTTCGCAGCAGATCAACCAAACGAATGGATTGAATTCATCTGCCAACTAGCTTTTCAG AAAAGACCTTCCCAGCCCAGTACAGTTGGAAACACCTCAAGCCCTCAACCCCTAATGGAGGAGAATTCCATCTACTCATCCTGGAAGGAAA tTAGTGAGTTCCCAGTGAGTGTATTTCCAACAGAGGCTTCTGCAAGATGTCAATTGAAAGGGAACTATCTGATGGTCTCTTTACCTGAGCAACTGGTCCTGAAGGATGTGCAGTCTGGACAAGTACAATATAACTGGCCTTATACCTTCCTCCGGAGATTTGGCCAGGAAAAG aATGTCTTCTCTTTTGAGGCAGGTCGCCGCTGTGATTCAGGAGAGGGCCTCTTCACTTTTAATACTTCACAGGCTGCAGAAATATGCAAAGCTGTCTCAGCTGCAATAGAGCATCAAAAGGCCATCCTTATGGAGGACAACAAGAAAGGTGGGATTTCTCAAGCTCAAGACCATATGCAGAAAGCCGGGCTATGGTCATGGCCCTCTGGCACACAGAGTTTGGACGAAATGCAACCGCTTCCAAAGGGGAGCATGGAAATTAGCCTCTCTAGCGAAAACCACTCTGTTTCCCCAGAGTTTGAGTCTCCTGAACCACCCATCATCTACGCTTCCATTGGCAAGAGCTTTCCTCTCATGTTTCAGCCTTGGGGTAAGACAGAGACAGAATCCCAAGAGCAAGGAGGACAGCTCTCAGACCATCTGTACGAGAACCTGCACGATCTGGAACAGCGTGCCTCTGCCTCAGAATGCCTTGGCTTCAGCTACAGAGACTCCCCTGAGAGCAGCCACAACAATGACCAATTACCTATTTATGATAGTCCTAAAACACACAAGCGCTTGAGCGGCCATCTTACCTCAAGTGCAAGGGCGGACTCCTCTCCGGACAGACAGTGTCCATCTCATCTGCTAGATGGTCAGGAGACTGCAAGTGGAGGCGAAAGGATTGATAGGCCCAAGGCAAAAGGAGCTGGTGCATTCAGACACAAGCTGGTCACCATGCTTAGTAGAGAAGGAGCTGGTGGTAAAAACAAGAACTCTAATCACGTGGACAAGCCTTAA